From Cotesia glomerata isolate CgM1 linkage group LG2, MPM_Cglom_v2.3, whole genome shotgun sequence, a single genomic window includes:
- the LOC123275543 gene encoding uncharacterized protein LOC123275543: MESKTQISRCCNPFKLKPHNKTSGLRHATDSVKLLLSLDDCSLLCSSCRKKASELVNQQTNTVDVNDHEGNNSSDSSLSFSSEPQGSQSTSASQVSAATPIINQALQLLNQSPIPSRKLNNNRFLNNKINRISDSLKKVLLSSTDEESIDDESIDEDAANFRSLIEKLHDKFNNKDTEKSVKIQILTLLPENWSERHICEVMNTSKHWSRVAKNLVEEKGILSTPESKLGKTITNEVKLKVENFYNDDEYSALMPGMKDFVSIRSDDGNRIHVQKRLILSNLKELYQCFHETNPTKKIGFSKFASLRPKHCILAGASGTHTICVCTIHQNVKLMMLGANVYSLTRNTENPMKHYSDCLNMIICKTPSYQCYLGGCKNCPGVDELSNNLLTCFEDQEIENITYKYWISKPRCSLETFIKPAEEFVENFCGELKTLLPHTFIAKEQAKFLKTLKETLQPNEFVVICDFAENYAFVVQNAASGFHWNNDQATVFPVVIYYKVNDKLEHKSLAIISDCNNHDAVAVHVFIKLITDYIKDLPERCNKIYYFSDGAPQQFKNFKNFVNLYYHEEDFDIPAEWHFFATAHGKGPCDGIGGILKRFAARASLQLAVDKQITTPIGFFEWASDPDNLPNIMVKFSPIEDYEAAANDLNERFLKTKPIVGTHHIHCVIQDKNGCLIVKNFSNLNEYRICKIFKRQRENK; the protein is encoded by the exons ATGGAGTCAAAAACGCAAATCTCTCGGTGTTGTAATCCATTCAAGTTAAAACCACATAATAAAACAAGTGGTTTACGTCATGCGACTGATAgtgtaaaattattgttaagttTAGATGATTGTAGTTTACTATGTAGTTCGTGTCGAAAAAAAGCTTCCGAATTAGTTAATCAACAAACGAACACTGTTGATGTAAATGATCATGAAGGCAATAACTCTAGTGACA gttCTTTGTCCTTCAGTAGCGAACCCCAAGGTTCTCAATCAACATCTGCATCCCAGGTTAGCGCTGCAACTCCCATAATAAACCAAGCCTTACAACTGTTAAATCAATCACCAATTCCATcaagaaaattgaataataatcgATTTCTgaacaacaaaataaatcgAATATCTGACAGCTTGAAAAAAGTTTTGCTCTCTTCAACCGATGAAGAGTCGATCGATGATGAGTCGATCGATGAAGATGCTGCAAATTTTCGCTCTTTAATTGAAAAGTTACACGACAAATTCAACAATAAAGACACAGaaaaatctgtaaaaatacaaattttaacattgcTACCTGAAAATTGGAGTGAAAGACATATCTGTGAAGTTATGAATACATCAAAACATTGGTCAAGGGTGGCTAAAAATTTGGTTGAAGAAAAAGGTATACTGTCAACACCTGAGTCAAAATTAG gGAAAACAATTACTAATGAAGTGAAATTAAAGgttgagaatttttataacGATGATGAGTATAGTGCCCTGATGCCCGGGATGAAAGACTTTGTTTCGATTCGGAGTGATGATGGTAATCGAATCCACGTCCAAAAACGACtcattttatctaatttaaaaGAACTGTACCAATGTTTCCATGAAACTaaccctacaaaaaaaattggattttccaaatttgCTTCTTTGCGACCAAAACATTGTATATTAGCTGGAGCAAGTGGAACACATACTATTTGTGTATGTACGATCCACCAAAACGTTAAATTGATGATGCTTG GTGCAAATGTTTACTCTTTAACAAGAAATACAGAAAATCCTATGAAACACTACAGTGATTGCTTGAATATGATTATTTGTAAGACTCCATCGTATCAATGTTATTTGGGTGGATGTAAGAACTGTCCGGGGGTAGATGAGTTGAGTAACAATTTATTGACATGTTTTGAGGACCAAGAAATCGAAAATATTACGTATAAGTATTGGATATCAAAACCAAGATGCAGTTTAGAAACTTTTATTAAGCCAGCAGAAGAATTTGTCGAAAATTTTTGTGGCGAATTAAAGACTCTTCTTCCTCACACATTCATCGCTAAGGAacaagcaaaatttttaaaaacattgaaAGAAACATTACAACCAAATGAATTTGTTGTCATTTGTGATTTTGCAGAAAATTATGCGTTTGTAGTGCAGAACGCAGCATCTGGTTTTCACTGGAATAATGACCAGGCCACTGTTTTTCCGGTGGTTATTTACTATAAAGTAAATGACAAACTTGAACACAAGAGTTTAGCGATTATTTCAGACTGTAATAATCACGATGCTGTAGCTGTTCAtgttttcatcaaattaatAACCGATTATATAAAAGACCTTCCTGAACgctgcaataaaatttattatttttctgatgGGGCTCCTCAacagttcaaaaatttcaaaaattttgtaaatttatactATCATGAAGAGGATTTTGATATTCCTGctgaatggcatttttttgcgaCTGCCCATGGTAAAGGGCCGTGTGATGGGATTGGAGGCATCCTCAAACGATTTGCAGCAAGAGCGAGTCTCCAACTTGCAGTTGATAAGCAAATAACAACGCCTATCGGATTTTTTGAATGGGCATCTGATCCGGATAATTTGCCAAATATTATGGTCAAGTTTTCACCCATTGAAGATTATGAAGCAGCAGcaaatgatttaaatgaaCGATTCTTAAAAACCAAACCAATTGTAGGCACTCATCATATACACTGTGTAATTCAGGATAAAAATGGTTGTTTGATagttaaaaacttttcaaacTTGAATGAATAcagaatttgtaaaatatttaagcgtcagagagaaaataaataa
- the LOC123259255 gene encoding uncharacterized protein LOC123259255 encodes MEKGEKRGVILVDEMKLSEGIFFYQQSMKFSGFVDLGKHSPEDLKNKTADHALVFKFVPFKCRWVQSLSCFLSKNACKSEPLHKLIVECIILMENSEINVDAVVMDGASSNRGVWKIFGVDENNISYEHPYDRSRRLWMISDFHHLVKCFRTSTLDDKLHEFKTSFGTVKKRHWEALLEEENYRQPNLKIAYKLTPAHLKPKGFQAMNVPLATEVFGHEVSVAMTHYQSTCDELKDSTPTQKFIDLVFNLIQAMSSRIPRDALYVKDDCRQRQVRLVMKTKNNQKLKNCRFLWKNITRLSFGSTIMAVVTTPKLSGTQCRTFMCHSKSILEKFIGWKF; translated from the exons ATGGAGAAAGGAGAAAAACGAGGAGTTATTTTGGTTGACGAGATGAAGTTGAGtgaaggtatttttttttatcaacaatcAATGAAATTTTCTGGTTTTGTTGACCTCGGAAAGCATTCCCCAgaggatttaaaaaataaaacggcAGATCATGCTTTGGTATTCAAATTTGTACCTTTTAAATGTAGATGGGTGCAATCATTGAGCTGTTTTCTCTCAAAGAACGCTTGCAAAAGCGAACCATTACATAAACTCATCGTGGAATGTATAATACTTATGGAAAATAGCGAGATCAATGTTGATGCTGTTGTTATGGATGGTGCGTCTTCGAACCGAGGTGTTTGGAAAATATTCGGCGTAGATGAAAATAATATCAGCTATGAACATCCATATGACAGATCACGACGACTATGGATGATATCGGATTTCCACCATTTAGTTAAATGCTTCCGAACCTCGACCTTAGATGATAAGCTGCATGAGTTTAAG acttcTTTTGGGACAGTAAAGAAACGGCATTGGGAAGCATTGTTGGAAGAAGAAAATTATCGTCAGCCAAACTTGAAAATCGCTTACAAATTAACACCTGCGCATTTAAAACCAAAGGGTTTCCAAGCAATGAATGTTCCTCTTGCTACAGAA GTATTCGGTCATGAAGTATCTGTTGCCATGACTCATTATCAATCAACCTGCGACGAATTAAAAGATTCAACTCCGacgcaaaaatttattgatctaGTTTTTAACTTGATCCAAGCGATGTCATCACGTATACCGAGAGATGCTTTATATGTAAAAGATGATTGCCGTCAAAGACAGGTAAGATTGgttatgaaaacaaaaaataatcagaagttaaaaaattgtaggTTTCTTTGGAAGAATATCACTCGACTAAGCTTTGGCTCGACGATCATGGCAGTAGTTACCACACCTAAATTGTCAGGTACTCAATGCCGAACGTTTATGTGTCATAGTAAAAGTatcttagaaaaatttatcggatggaaattttga